GGAAAGTGAAATGAAGGGTGTTGCCGGCGGTATGCTGGGCGGCATTGGTTTGCCCGGGATGTGAACGTAACAAAGCATTTTAAAGGCCGGCCCTCGTATAGAACGGGGGAGCTCTCCGGCAGCCGCAAAAAAAAGGCTGTACCAATTTTGATACAGCCTTCTCATATCCTTTTTGTCTTGCCAGCTTAGCTCACCTCTTCCGCTTTCATCTGCTTTTGGAACCTTTTCCGTTCTTCTTCGTCCAGGATGGTCTTACGCATACGGGTATGGTTCGGAGTCACCTCAATGCACTCGTCCTGCTGAATGTACTCCATACATTCTTCCAAAGTCATCAGTATCTTGGGCGCGATGTTGGTGGCACCATCGGTACCGCTTGCGCGCATATTCGTCAGTTTCTTGCCTTCGTTCGGGTTTACCACAAGATCGCCGGGTTTGTTATTCTCACCGATGATCATGCCTTTGTACACCTCTTCTCCCGGATCAACGAAGAATGAGCCCCTGTCCTGCAGCTTGTCGAGAGAGTAGCCGGTAGTGGTACCCGCTTCCTTGGCGATCAGCACACCGTTGCCGCGGCCGGGGATGGGGCCTTTCCAGGGTTTATAATCATTGAAGCGGTGCGCCATTACGGCTTCACCGGCAGTGTTGGTCAGCATTTGGGTACGCAGGCCGATAAGACCGCGGGAAGGGATCTCGAATTCCAGGTGCTGCATGTCGCCTTTCGTCTCCATGATCAGCATTTCACCTTTACGGCGGGTCACCAGGTCGATCACCTTGGATGCAAATTCCTGCGGAACGTCTACTACCAGGGTTTCATACGGCTCGCATTTTTTACCATCGATCTGCTTGATGATAACGGTAGGCTGACCTACGGTCAGTTCATATCCTTCGCGGCGCATGGTTTCTACCAGTACGCCCAGGTGAAGGATACCGCGGCCATATACCATGAAGCTGTCCGCAGAATCGGTATCCAGTACCCGCAATGCCAGGTTCTTTTCGGTCTCTTTCATCAGGCGGTCGCGCAGGTGACGGGAGGTCACGAACTTGCCGTCCTTACCGAAGAAAGGAGAGTTGTTGATGCTGAACATCATGTTCATGGTCGGTTCATCAACACTGATCACCGGGAGTCCTTCAGGGTTTTCGAAGTCGGCGATGGTGTCGCCGATGCCGAACGTTTCCAGGCCTACTACAGCGCAGAGATCGCCGGGTTGCACTTCCGTAACGCGTTTTTTGCCGAGCGATTCGAACACATACAGTTCGCGGACGCGGGATTTCTTGATGGTACCGTCAGCCTGTACGAGGGAGATGGGCTGATTTTCCACAATGCGGCCCCGGGTCACTTTACCAACGGCAATACGGCCGAGGAAAGTAGAGTAGTCCAGGGAAGTGATCTGCATTTGCAGCGAACCTTCGGATATTTTGGGTTCCGGCACATGCTCAAGGATACCGTCGAGCAGGGGCAGGATGTCTTCGCGGGGAGTCAGGGAATCATTGAACCAGCCGTTCTTGCCGGAACCGTAATAGGTCGGGAAGTTCAGTTGTTCTTCGGTAGCGTCCAGGTTAAAGAACAGTTCGAATACCGCGTCATGTACTTCATCGGGACGGCAGTTCGGTTTGTCCACCTTATTGATCACCACGATCGGCTTCAGATGCAGGTTCAGGGCTTTCTGCAAAACGAAGCGGGTCTGCGGCATGGGGCCTTCAAAGGCATCCACCAGCAGGATCACCCCATCGGCCATTTTCAGCACGCGTTCAACTTCACCACCGAAGTCGGCGTGGCCCGGGGTGTCTATTACGTTGATCTTCACGTCTTTGTACACCACGGATACGTTCTTGCTGAGGATGGTGATACCGCGTTCCTTTTCCAGGTCGTTATTATCCATTATCAGGTCTCCCGTCTCCTGGTTGGAACGGAAAACGTTGGTAGAGTGGAGGATTTTATCCACCAGGGTAGTTTTACCATGGTCTACGTGCGCAATAATGGCGATGTTTCTGATTTGCATGTGAATTGTGTGTGTTTCGGCCGTTTTTTTTGCCAAACGGCGCTTAAGAAGGCGCAAAGGTACGAATAATAAGGGAACTTTGTTGCAGGCCAGTCTTAAATAAGTGTGAAATTAAAGCCCGCCGGGGCATCGCATTTGCGGCCTGTTGTATTGGTTTATAATCAATGCTTTATGAGAGGGGGGCTTGGATGCCAATGACGCATTCTCCTGAATGGGGCAGGATGCAGAACCGCGGGATGCCGCATATCGAAGCACTCCCGGGTCACCGCGCCGTTGAAAGCGCTTCAGCGGCAACCGGCGGCAGGGCTTCCTGCAGCATTTTGAAAGCCTGTTGGTTCGCGGGATTGTCCAGCGCCCGCGCAATGTCCAGCTTTTCGCGTGGCGTAAGGTGCCAGCTGAGCGCCGCCGCTTTGTCCGCCTGCTGCGGCACATACTGGAAGATGAGGCGTTTGAACTTCCCCGGAAAATAAGCTTCCATATAGTTGATCAGGTGATCCTGGTGAAAATCCTGCATGGACATCCAGTGCGCCTGCATGGAGAACAAGGGTTCAAAGAGCAGATCGCCGAGATCTTTATGTTGTTTGATAGGGCTTACATCGTTCTTGCGGGTATCGCGGATCTGCATGAACACCACGCCACCGGTATTTTCATTGATCCACTGCCGGAAGGTGTAGAGGAACCGGAGGCTGGTCTCCTGCCCGAAATTATCGCGTATGCCCGCATCCATCACATCCACGATCGGTTCACTGGGCAGGAACACATTCGGCAGTACATAAGGAAAGGTGGCGCTCATGCGGATGGCGCTGGTCACCCGCAGCTGGTCCGCATGCTGGCGCGAAAAGAATTGCAGAAAGTCCACACCGTCCACATCCCGCATACTGCGTGTCGGATAACGGTAGTCGGCGGCACAGAGGTAGCTGACCGGTTGTGGGGAGATCATCAGCCTGCGGCCATCCGCATTGATCGTGGCGCACCAGATCAGCAGGGGGATCTGCGCTTTGCGCTCGGCCTCCCGGTATGCACCCACCGTTTTGTTCAGCACATTGTCCGTATTAATGTTGAGCTGCATTTCAAAGGCATATCCCCTGTCTTTTGCATAAGTATTCTTGCCGATGCTGAAATGCCGGAAAGGCGTGATGAAATCATTTACAGCAAATGAGCTGAACACGGAATTGAGCAGGTCGCGGGAGATCTTTTCACAATAAAGGCTGTCATACAGATTGCGGGATGCAGGCAGCTCATTCAGCTGCTTGCGCAGATAGAGCTCACGGAAATAAGTGGCGCCGAGCATGCCGCCCGAGGCACCCGTCATCAGCATGGTATGCCTGAGCAAACGGCCTTTCAGCAGGCTGTCGTACCGTTGCAGCACATTCATCGTCCATGCTGCGGAACGGCTGCCGCCGCCGCTGGTATTGATGATGATCAGCGGCGGTTTCGACCCTTCCGGGAATTTCGCTTTCCAGTTCTCCAGTATCTGCAGGGTGTGCTTTTTGTCCGCCTCGCTTCTCGAAGCCGTAAAGAATGCCTGGAGATGCGGCACACTGTATTCCGGCCGTTCCCCCTTATCCCGGTAATTCAAACCGTATGCCTTGTTGCGGTTATCTATCCACTGGTTGGTCACCATCCAGTTCAGCCCCAGCACCACCAGTACCAGCACAGGAATGGCCCAGCTTTCCAGCAGGTAAGCATATGCGCCCGCTATACCGATCAGGAATGCAAAAAAGATCAGTACGCTGGCCCCTGCGGGAATGCGGAAGGCGTTGTAATCCATCAGATAGGCCATCACAACGAGGAACAGCAGCGCCAGCCCTACGGTGATAATAGCAGCGAAATGGTGTTGCCGGAAGATATTGTCCAGATAATGTTTGTTATAATGATCCACATTCCTGGCCCGTCGGATCCGCCAGGGGCTTGAAAAATAGTTGGTCACGGGCAAGGCGTTCTCATCCCTTTCCTGGTTGGGCTTCATCACGGTGCGCAGAAAATTGCGCGGGTTGCCGAACTTTTTGATCAGCCGCCGCCCGATATTTTTGTCAGCATTGAAAAAATAGAAAAAGGAAAAGAAGATCACAGCCAGGTACCCGCAGATAAAACCCTCCACCAGCAACAATATCTGTGGGATGGTATTCAGTTCCTGAAAGCGCTGATACTGCCAGCCCCGCCAGATCAGGCAGATCAGGAAGGCAGTGGGGATGATGGAATTATTCAGGCAATAGCGGAAAAATGGCTGGGAGGTAGTGGCCAGGAACTTGAAGCGGCCGCTGTGGAGGATGAATGTAGTGATGTTCCAGCTCATGGTGAAAACGGCCGAGGCGACCCCCAGTACCGTAGTGCTGTAAAAGTTCACTTTCCCCAGGTACTCCGGCGCCAGGAACAGCGCGTCCCCCCCGAACAGCTTGGCAAAGCCGCCGTTGATCGTGCTGAATAAAATGGCCCAGAAGATCAGCAAAACCTGATACTTGCGGAAATGCAGCAGCAGCAGCTGAATAGGGAAGGAGTAGAAGGTCCTTAACCAAAGTCGTTTCACCAAATCAAATTACGAATTATCCGCTACGAATAACGTAAGGATTTACATAATAAACAAATTCATAATTTATTTTTTTGTCTTGAAGCGGGCCCAGACCATCACCATCAGCAGCAACATGCCCACGAACTGGTGTGCCAGTGCGAAGCCCAGCGGGATCTTTACAGCACTGTTCAGCACCGTCAGCACCCCCAGGAACACCTGCAGCAGCACTACCAGCAAAGCCAGTATGCGCACTGCGGCCAATTGGGGAAACCTGCGGCTTTTTACGTACCATACGGCGATCAGCGCTGTCAGCAAATAAGCCAGCCCGCGGTGGATGAACTGGATGGTGATCCGGTTATGGGTGATATCCTCCAGGAAGCCGCCCTGGGTAAACATGCCCCCGGGCCACCACATGCCGTTGATGGTGGGCCAGGTGCTGGCGGCGAGCGCAGCGTGGATGCCCGCCATGAAGGCGCCGTAGATCAGCTGCAGGGTCAGCAGGGCCAGTATCCATCCCGCCAGATTCCGGAGAGCAGGGGCGGAAACGGTTTGCTGCGGCGGTATGGATAGCTTCAGTGCAAACCAGAGCGTGTACCATAGCAGGCCGAGCGCCGCTATAAAGTGAATGGCTAAACGAATATGACTGACGTACAGGTCCTCCTCATTCAGGCCGCTTTGCACCATCACCCATCCGATCAGCCCCTGCAGCGCGCCCAGCAGAAAGAGAACGATCATGGGGCCGATCATGCTTCTGCCGATCTTTTTCCGGATAATAAAATAGATAAAAGGCACGGCGAAAACGATACCGATCAGCCGCGCCCAGTTCCGGTGCAGCCACTCCCAGAAGTAGATCCATTTGAAGTCGGACAGCTCAAAATGGCTGTTGACATATTTATATTGTGCAATTTCCTTGTATTGTTCGAAAGCGGCTTTCCAGGCGTCCTCATTCATCGGCGGCAGCGCACCCAATATGGGTTTCCATTCCGTAATGGAAAGCCCCGAACCTGTGAGCCGCGTGATCCCGCCCAGCAACACCTGCACGATGATCATTCCCACACCCGTAAAAAGCCAGGCCACAATGGCCCTGTTCTGCTTATTTTGCTGTATGTCCATAAACCCTGCAAAATTAGGGGGAAATTGCCGGGCGGAGGGATGATTTTTGTCAATCCCTTTGATTTTGTAATTTTAGCGCGAATAAAAACTGTTAACTTGTTACTGCCATATTACCAGGATGCATTGACCGAGGCCGGATGCGATGAAGCCGGAAGAGGTTGCCTCGCGGGCCCCGTATTTGCCGCTGCGGTAATATTGCCAAGGGATTTCCACCATCCCCTGCTCAATGATTCCAAGCAAACGAAAGTATGCGACAGGGATACGCTGAGGATGGTGATCGAAGCGGAAGCGATAGCCTTCGCCGTAGCCAGCATCGACAATGAGGAAATAGACCGGATCAACATCCTGAAAGCCTCATTCAAGGCCATGCACGAGGCTTTGGCACGATTATCGCTACAGCCCCAGATGTTACTGATAGACGGTAACCGTTTTCATCCCTATGGCAATATCCCGCATACCTGCGTTGTCCAGGGCGATGGCAAATATGCATCCATAGCGGCAGCTTCAATCCTGGCAAAAACCTACCGGGACGAATATATGCAGCGGTTGCACGAGCAGTTCCCGCATTACGGCTGGAAGGAAAACAAGGGGTATCCAACCCGCTTTCACCGGGATGCCATAAGGCAACACGGCGATACGCCCTACCACCGGAGGACGTTCAGATTGTTACCGGACCAGCTAAGCCTTGAAGGGGATGAAAAGTGGTAAAAGAAACGAGCCATGTTAAAGCAAACGCAACAACAGAAACTATTACAGAAATTATCACCGCAACAGATTCAGCTGATGAAACTGTTGCAGGTACCCACGGCCGTGCTGGAAGAACGCATCAAGGAAGAACTGGAAGAAAACCCTGCCCTTGAATACAGCGAAGACGGCCAGGAAGATGATTTCAAGGAGAACAGCGAGGAATTTGAAGCCGGTTCGGAAGACGAGTTTGAACCCGATGGCAGCGAAAACGAATACGATAATATCGACATTTCAGAATACGTTTCAGAAGGGGATGATGAAATTGCGGATTATAAGCTGCGCGATGATAATTATCCTGACCCGGATGAGAACCGTACCATCCCCGTCCGCGTGGAAACCACCTTTCACGACCATCTGCTGACGCAGCTGGGTATGCTCAGCCTGGACGGCGACCGGCAACGCATCGCGGAGCAGATCATCGGCAGCATAGATGATGACGGGTATCTCCGGCGCGAAGTAAGCGCCATTGTGGACGATCTTTCCTTTTCACAGAACGTGCAGACGGATGAAGAGGAAATACGCCAGCTGATAAAGCTCATCCAGCAGTTCGATCCCGCGGGCGTTTGCTGCACGGACCTGAAGGAATGCCTGCTTCTGCAACTGCGGCGCAAAAACCCCGAAGACCCCGGCGTGATCACCGCCACCCAGATACTCGATCACTACTTCGAAGAATTCACCAAAAAACATTACGAAAAGATCCAGCGCTCCCTCAATCTTTCGGATGAAGACCTGAAAGAGGCCATCGGACAGATCATCAAGCTCAATCCCAAACCCGGCGGCAACTATAGTTTGCTGAACAAGGCGGAGAGTTACGTGATCCCGGATTTTTTCATCCTCAATAACAACGGAAAACTGGAGCTTTCCCTGAACAGCAAGAACGCGCCGGACCTCCGGATCTCCGAAGGCTACCGGGACATGCTGCGGGAATACGACCGTGGCGATAAAAAGGACAAGCGCCAGAAAGAAGCCGTGCTGTTCATCAAACAGAAGATCGATGCCGCCAAGTGGTTCATAGACGCCATCAAGCAGCGGCAACATACCCTGCTCAGCACCATGGAGGCCATCATGAACTATCAGTACGAGTTCTTCCTTACCGGTGATGAGACCACCATGCGCCCCATGATCCTGAAAGATATTGCGGACGTTACCCAGCTGGATATCTCAACCGTCAGCCGTGTAGCCAACAGCAAGTTCGTACAAACGGAATTCGGCACCTTCAAGCTGAAGTTCTTCTTCTCTGAATCATTGTCTACCGACAGCGGCGAGGAAGTATCCACCCGCGAAGTAAAAAAGATACTGGCGGATATGATCGGCGGAGAGAACAAACGCAAACCGCTGAGCGACGAGAATCTCACCAAAATGTTGCAGGACAAGGGGTACAACATCGCGCGCCGTACCGTGGCAAAATACCGCGAGCAACTCAATATTCCTGTAGCACGTTTACGCAAAGAATTATAAAAACTTTCATGGAAGAGCGCACCACCGTTAAATTTTCGCCCGGCCTGCGGGCAGCAGCACAGGTATTTTCTTATCTCCTGCACCCCCTGTTCATTCCCCTGCTTATCACGCTGATCGCAGTTACCGCTCTGCCGGAGTACTTCGTTAATTTCAAACAGATCAGCCTCCGTTTCCCGTATGATGCGCTCTTCTTTCGCGTGATCGTTACCTGCCTGCTCTTTCCCCTGCTGGTAGTGGTGCTCGCGCGGCTGCTGCGGTTTGTGGACAGCATACAGCTCAGCGGGCAGCGGGACCGTATCATTCCCTATGTAGGTACCATTATTTTTTATTTCTGGGCTTTTTATACCTTCAAACGCCAGGGCATCAGCCCGGGTTTCTACAACGCATTTTTCCTCGGCATCTTCATTTCCGTCGTTGTTTCTTTTGTTGCCAACAGTTTCGTGAAGATCAGCATGCATACCGTAGGCTGGGGCGGCGTGCTGGGTTTTCTGCTCGCCCTGATGTGGGGGCTGGGCATGAACGTATCCATCCCGCTGGCAGTAGCCTTCATCCTCGCCGGCCTTGCCGCCACAGCGCGCCTGGTGCTGAATGCGCATACGCCGGGTGAAGTATATGCAGGCTTCATCGTGGGCATTCTCTCCCAATTGATCGCCTACGCTATCGTCGGTTAGTTGCTGGCAGCCGGCTGAAAATCGCAGCCAGACATCGTTGCGTCGCACACTTCATCTTTTTGTGCAATGCCGGGCAACGCTTTTCGTGCAAAAAAAATAAATTTTCCGCTACGCATGTTCCGTGCGTAAAAGCGATGCACCTTTGTATCGTCCTTTGCGTGTTACCCCAAATTCAAACACAAAAAACGGATACTATTAATATTAGCAATCAAATTAAAAATGCTAAATTTTTTAGGATGATTCGAAAATTGGATTATATTTGCACAATCAATAACTACTAACCTAAACGTACCAAAGATGTCAAACGTTAACGCAGATAAACTGAAGGCGCTCCGTCTTACGATGGACAAGATCGAAAAGGATTTCGGCAAGGGATCCGTGATGATGATGGGAGAAAAGGCAGAGGCGCCGATGGAGGTGATCTCCACCGGATCATTGGGACTGGATATTGCGCTCGGTATCGGTGGTTTCCCCAAAGGCCGTATCATCGAGATCTACGGTCCTGAATCTTCCGGTAAGACCACCGTGGCTATACATACAATTGCAGAAGCACAAAAGAAAGGCGGCATTTGCGCCATCGTCGATGCGGAACACGCATTCGACAGCTCATATGCCCGCAGGCTGGGTGTGGATGTGGATTCACTCCTGATCTCCCAGCCGGACCATGGTGAGCAGGCGCTTGAGATCGCAGACCGCCTGATCCTTTCCGGCGCGGTAGATGTAGTCGTAATCGATTCCGTGGCAGCGCTGGTACCGAAAGGTGAGCTGGAAGGTGAAATGGGCGAAAGCAAAATGGGCCTCCAGGCACGTCTGATGTCCCAGGCATTGCGGAAACTCACGGCCACTATTTCCAAAACGAACAGCTGCTGCATTTTCATCAACCAGCTGCGGGAAAAGATCGGTGTGATGTTCGGTAACCCGGAAACCACTACCGGCGGTAACGCCCTCAAATTCTACGCTTCCGTGCGCCTGGATATCCGCCGTATGAGCCAGATCAAGGACGGCGATGAAGCGGTAGGTAACCGCGTAAAAGTAAAAGTTGTCAAAAATAAAGTTGCACCTCCCTTCCGTCAGGCTGAGTTCGATATTATCTATGGCCTGGGCATCTCCAAAGTGGGCGAGCTGATCGATATGGGTGTGGAATATGGTATCGTCCAGAAAAGCGGTAGCTGGTTCAGCTACGAAGGCAACAAACTGGGCCAGGGCCGCGATGCCGTCAAGCAACTCCTGCTGGATAACCCTGAAGTGGCTAACGAAATAGAAGCCAAGATCAAGGCAAAACTGGCAGAACAACAGGCATAAATAATTTCAATGCAGCAAAAACTAGCCCGTTGACAACCGCTGCAGCGAAGAAGAGTTAAACGTTAATTAGAAAGATTAAACGTTTGTTTGGGTTAGTTAGTAAAAGGTCCGTTGTCCAGCGGACCTTTTCGTTTTTCATCAGGGCCTCTGTCCCGCGGACTTTTTCGTTTTTCATCAGCGTCTCTGCCCGGCGGACCTTTTCATTTTTCACCGGGGTCTCATCAGCACATTTTGCTCATCCCCATACCCGTTCATTGCTCCCGGCCTTCTTTTCCGGATCAAATAGCCCGTTTCCCCGCCATCCCTTCAAGGATATATTTTTCCAGCAACCGCGCATTTTCGATCGAATAACCATAAAAATCATTATTGAAGAAGATCCACAGCTCATGGCCATCCCGCAGCCAGCGTACGCACTTCCGCGCATAAGCCAGCAGGGTATTGTGGTGATAGCTGGACGCATATAACTTGCCCGGCCCGTGAAAACGGATGTAGATATGCCGGGCTGTAACCATTTCGTGATACGGAAAAGGCATGCCGGACTGGGCAATGACCAATGTTATATCGAATTGTTGCAGTAATTGCACACTTTGGGGTTCCAGCCAGCTCTCATGCCTGATCTCCAATGCAAACGCATATTCCCCGTAATTTTTTTTCAGCAGCTCGAAAAACGGCCGGGCAACTTCAACATGAAAGGGAACATGCGCAGGCAGCTGTATCAGCACCGGACCGAGTTTTTCCTTTACAGGGTCAAAGCGGTCGAAGAACAAACGCAGGCTTTCCGCTGCATCACGTAATTTCTGATAATGACTGACATAGCGGCTCAGCTTCGGGCAGAACCGGAAATCCTCCGGCACCGCTGCTGCCCAGTTCAATACAGTCTGCGCTTTGGGCAAATGATAAAAGCTGGTATTGATCTCCACACATTGGAATTCCCGGCTGTAATATTCCAGGTATTGAACCGGCTTGAGCTTCTCCGGATAGTAAAGCCCCTTCCAGTCCTTATAGCTCCATCCGGAAGTGCCGATGTGCAGGTGTTTCCTTAAATCCTTCATGCAGCCGTTTACGGCATGTCATTCAATATTGGTGCCTGTGTCACGGTCTTTCATGTTGCGCATGTTGTACATGGCGTGGCATGTCATTCAATATTGGTGCCTGTGTCATATGCCTTTGCCGCCAAGGCGACGGATTTTTTCCAGCCATTTCCCTAGCTGTACTTCCTTTTTCCAGCGCACCTGGCTGATGGTGGTGATCCTGACCGGCTTCACACCACAAAAAGCCAGCGTAGCCTGCTTCATGGCATGATGCCCTGCTGCGCGATACACCAGGGCATTATACCAGGCGGGGCTATCCATCGTTGTGATCAGCCGGGCCGATCTTCCTTTCAGCAGTTTATCCCAGAACACGGAATCTTTGCGGTATTGAAAGGCTTTTCCGGGCAGGAACACCCTGTCAATAAAGCCCTTCATCAGTGCCGGCATAACGCCCCACCAGGTGGGGTACACCCAGACCATATGATCGCACCACTGCAGCCTTTCCCAGGCCATTTCCAGATCCGGCTCCCAGGGTGTGCGCTGCTTGTAGCCGTATTGCAATACGGGATTGAATTGCAGCTGGTTCAGGGATAACAGATAAACCTCATGTCCCGCCGCGGCAGCCCCATCCCGGTAAGCCTCCGCAACCGACCGGCAGAAACTGTTATCGTCCGGGTGCGCCATGATGATCAGTATTTTCTTTGCTTGCATGATACAAAGGTGAGCATTCCACCGTCTGCTTTTTTTGACAAAAGTCAAATTCCCGAATGATAGCGGTCTGACCCGCCCCATTTTGCCCGGATACGGCTTAGTGTGGCGGGAGTAATACCAAGATAGGATGCAAGATACCCCAGTGGCGTGCGTTGGAGTAGCGCGGGGTTATTCATGAGCAGATCCTGGTAGCGTTCTTCCGCTGTTTGAAAACGAAGCGAACGTAACGCCGCTTCCTGCTCAAGGTAATAGCGGCTGATCATCAAACGGCCCAGCCGTTCGACCTCGTGAAACTCATTATAAAGCAGTTCCAGATCATTGTAGGCAATGGATATCACCTCACTTTCCTCAACGGTCTCGATGCTGTAATAGGAAGGCTGATGGCTCAACAGGCTGTCCATCGCGCACAAAACACTGTTTTCCATACCCAACGCAATTGTTACCTCTTTCCCCTGGTGGTGGTGATAGCTACGCAGCAGCCCCTTTGAAACAATATAAAGATGGGCCGCCACCCGGTGCTGTTGATGAAGCAGATGCCTGCGGGGATATTTCTCCTGGTAGAGGCAGCAGCTCATAGCAGCCATGGCCTCGGGGGAAAGCGGTGTTACCGCGTGAAAGAAGCGCAG
This genomic stretch from Chitinophaga sp. XS-30 harbors:
- a CDS encoding NAD(P)H-dependent oxidoreductase codes for the protein MQAKKILIIMAHPDDNSFCRSVAEAYRDGAAAAGHEVYLLSLNQLQFNPVLQYGYKQRTPWEPDLEMAWERLQWCDHMVWVYPTWWGVMPALMKGFIDRVFLPGKAFQYRKDSVFWDKLLKGRSARLITTMDSPAWYNALVYRAAGHHAMKQATLAFCGVKPVRITTISQVRWKKEVQLGKWLEKIRRLGGKGI
- a CDS encoding Crp/Fnr family transcriptional regulator; translation: MATKEQLYNPAIESMLRFFHAVTPLSPEAMAAMSCCLYQEKYPRRHLLHQQHRVAAHLYIVSKGLLRSYHHHQGKEVTIALGMENSVLCAMDSLLSHQPSYYSIETVEESEVISIAYNDLELLYNEFHEVERLGRLMISRYYLEQEAALRSLRFQTAEERYQDLLMNNPALLQRTPLGYLASYLGITPATLSRIRAKWGGSDRYHSGI